Proteins from one Nicotiana tabacum cultivar K326 chromosome 23, ASM71507v2, whole genome shotgun sequence genomic window:
- the LOC107812457 gene encoding UPF0664 stress-induced protein C29B12.11c, producing MALNPQLFPNGMPVPFLNELFVLSRDGVEFEIDKIPGAGKIKTRGTIYLSNIRMVFVAKTPVDFIAFDMPLLFIHDEKFNQPVFHCNNISGHVDPVVPDNENRALYSTHSFKILFKEGGCGTFVPLFFNLIASVRRSQQQSSAEPRVDPLQAAQTPVDEMMRHAYVDPNDPTKIYLQQPNSESQLRRRSYQSQPA from the exons ATGGCACTGAATCCTCAACTATTTCCAAACGGAATGCCCGTCCCTTTCCTCAATGAATTGTTTGTCCTTTCTAGAGATGGTGTTGAGTTTGAGATCGATAAAATCCCTGG TgcaggaaaaataaaaacaagaggAACGATTTACTTGTCGAATATTCGGATGGTCTTTGTTGCAAAGACGCCTGTGGATTTCATTGCTTTTGACATGCCCTTG CTCTTTATTCATGATGAAAAATTTAATCAACCAGTATTCCACTGCAACAACATTTCCGGACATGTTGATCCG GTTGTTCCAGATAATGAAAACAGGGCTTTGTACTCCACACATTCATTCAAGATTTTGTTCAAGGAAGGTGGTTGTGGGACTTTCGTGCcattatttttcaatttaatcGCCTCCGTTAGACGATCGCAGCAACAGTCCAGTGCAGAGCCACGGGTGGATCCTCTCCAAGCTGCACAAACTCCAGTTGATGAGATGATGAGACATGC TTATGTTGACCCCAATGATCCAACCAAAATCTACTTGCAGCAGCCTAATTCAGAGTCTCAACTCAGGCGTCGATCATACCAATCACAGCCTGCTTAA